One genomic segment of Sparus aurata chromosome 24, fSpaAur1.1, whole genome shotgun sequence includes these proteins:
- the LOC115576986 gene encoding protein NLRC5-like — protein sequence MACTTQSASEYVRSARVHLERELKNLSVIVENLYQQKFFSDEEFSEINAERNDFDKTRKILDSVTEKGEAACYKFLKIIDMTRELTLGRLSLLPEKNSAASSETQKFDLYHWISCFPFKEDTEMDTNYLQGSTPCHQYQAKLKSKAQKMSNEFWKSNKNLFGEKKPDLSYTSLVLYTQGSFYSSKRKKDKSKKSKMSRPKKMRTYIPEDRSEMSPSKLLELNEDILLVGEPGIGKTALCHELLKLWAERNSKKLDYMFYFDMRETSHITKDMSLEHLLFSVFSEPDECKEEVLDDIKKYSDNVTIIFDGVTDLSSSVVQRIVKSDLRYAKVIVTCRPDDEILFPEGFLRVEMKGFSEQSVRTYIAETLGEEQGNVLRNVELLTLCHVPMYALMVAACFSSQTPEDSPQPNSITEIYINIVHFCLQINSNKTKKKNLNSFISNKSEELLSLAEAAFHATEGKTVNLRDFQCEDSCVLFFLKTLDNKVGPTKTVTTCAFLHYTMQEFFAALWLLKNPDKIKDVFQQCLTEEKKHMKHLIPFMCRLLTEESPSLMKCLIPDQQLKKTSEWFLEEMINTFSPHLCKKDEAGTEASGLYVDTLFLCQCLYESQSPEACVYLLKKLHYDLDLSGESLSPYSCCAVSYVVNQSQERKIWLNLEDVVLSEQGMRQLFECLQNVQWYV from the exons ATGGCTTGTACAACACAGTCTGCCTCAGAGTACGTCAGAAGTGCCAGAGTCCACCTTGAGAGAGAATTAAAGAATCTCTCAGTGATTGTGGAGAACTTGTATCAGCAGAAATTTTTCAGTGATGAAGAATTCAGTGAAATTAATGCAGAGAGAAATGACTTTGATAAAACCAGGAAAATACTGGACTCAGTCACAGAAAAAGGGGAAGCAGCCTGCTACAAGTTCCTCAAGATTATTGACATGACGAGGGAGTTGACCTTAGGGAGACTGTCTCTCCTCCCTGAGAAAAATAGTGCAGCTTCTTCAGAGACCCAGAAGTTTGACCTTTACCACTGGATCAGCTGCTTTCCTTTCAAGGAAGACACAGAAATGGATACAAACTACCTACAAG gctCAACCCCGTGCCACCAATATCAGGCAAAGCTTAAgtcaaaagcacaaaaaatgtcaaatgagtTTTGGAAATCCAACAAAAATCTGTTTGGAGAAAAGAAGCCTGATCTGTCGTACACTTCACTTGTTTTATACACCCAAGGAAGTTTTTATTCatctaaaagaaagaaagacaagagcAAGAAAAGCAAGATGAGTCGCCCTAAAAAGATGAGGACGTACATCCCAGAGGACAGATCAGAAATGTCCCCCAGTAAACTGCTGGAATTAAATGAAGACATTCTCTTGGTTGGTGAACCTGGAATCGGAAAGACTGCTCTCTGTCATGAACTGTTGAAACTTTGGGCAGAAAGAAACTCCAAGAAACTGGATTACATGTTTTACTTTGACATGAGAGAAACATCACACATCACGAAGGACATGAGCTTGGAGCATCTTCttttcagtgtgttcagtgaACCAGATGAATGCAAAGAAGAGGTCTTAGACGATATAAAGAAGTATTCTGACAATGTTACAATCATCTTTGATGGAGTCACAgacctctcttcttcagtggtgCAGAGAATTGTAAAAAGTGATCTTCGTTATGCCAAGGTCATCGTCACCTGCAGACCAGATGATGAGATCCTTTTTCCAGAGGGCTTTCTCAGAGTGGAAATGAAAGGCTTTAGTGAGCAGAGCGTCAGAACATACATAGCTGAGACTCTTGGTGAAGAACAGGGAAATGTGTTGAGAAACGTGGAGTTGTTGACTCTCTGCCATGTTCCAATGTACGCACTGATGGTAGCTGCCTGCTTTTCATCTCAGACACCCGAAGACTCTCCACAGCCAAACAGTATAACTGAGATCTACATCAATATCGTTCATTTCTGTCTTCAgataaacagcaacaaaacaaaaaagaaaaatctgaacTCCTTCATCAGCAACAAGAGTGAGGAGTTACTGTCTTTGGCTGAGGCGGCTTTTCATGCAACTGAAGGAAAAACGGTCAACTTGAGAGACTTTCAGTGTGAAGACAGCTgtgtcctcttcttcctcaaaACACTTGATAACAAAGTCGGCCCCACTAAGACAGTAACCACGTGTGCTTTTCTTCactacacaatgcaggagttttTTGCGGCGCTGTGGCTCCTGAAGAATCCAGATAAAATCAAGGATGTTTTTCAGCAGTGCCTCACTGAGGagaagaaacacatgaaacatctGATCCCTTTCATGTGTCGGTTGTTGACTGAGGAGAGCCCCAGTTTGATGAAGTGTCTAATTCCAGATCAGCAGCTCAAGAAAACATCTGAGTGGTTCTTAGAGGAaatgataaacacattttcacctcATCTGTGTAAGAAAGATGAGGCTGGTACTGAGGCCAGTGGGCTCTATGTGGACACACTGTTCTTATGCCAGTGCTTGTACGAGTCCCAGAGTCCTGAAGCATGCGTCTACCTACTAAAAAAACTGCACTACGATCTTGATCTCAGTGGAGAGAGTCTAAGTCCTTACTCCTGCTGTGCTGTGTCCTACGTGGTTAATCAGTcgcaggaaagaaaaatatgGCTGAACCTTGAGGATGTCGTGTTGTCAGAGCAAGGAATGAGACAACTGTTTGAATGCCTTCAAAATGTCCAATGgtatgtgtga